From Mucilaginibacter inviolabilis, a single genomic window includes:
- a CDS encoding YeiH family protein has translation MHTNHQFANNTNAVLLNVSSNARIIIFAVCIILCLTPFVSPAVALLMGLVIAQFTGHPYLHLNHKATHLLLQVSVIGLGFGMNVHSALHAGKEGILFTIASISGTLILGYFMGKWFNIERKTSFLISSGTAICGGSAIAAISPVIKAEEKQISVALGCVFILNSVALFIFPMIGHHLNLSQNQFGLWCAIAIHDTSSVVGAASKYGAHALEVATTVKLARALWIIPVAFLSSFLFKNNSRKIKVPYFIGLFILAMIINTYVPAVSIISPYLIKIAKTGLTLTLFLIGAGLSRTILLSVGFRPLFQGILLWIAISSSALYAVIHWA, from the coding sequence ATGCATACAAATCATCAATTTGCTAACAACACAAACGCAGTACTACTTAACGTAAGTTCCAATGCACGCATCATTATTTTTGCTGTGTGTATCATACTTTGCTTAACACCATTTGTAAGTCCGGCAGTGGCGCTCCTGATGGGGCTTGTCATAGCTCAGTTCACTGGCCATCCTTATCTTCATCTTAATCATAAAGCCACACACCTTCTATTACAGGTATCGGTGATAGGCCTGGGCTTTGGCATGAATGTACATAGTGCACTGCATGCTGGTAAAGAAGGTATTTTGTTCACAATAGCTTCCATCAGCGGAACACTTATTTTGGGATATTTCATGGGCAAATGGTTTAATATTGAAAGGAAAACATCTTTCCTTATTTCGTCAGGAACAGCAATTTGCGGTGGTAGCGCCATTGCAGCCATATCGCCGGTAATCAAAGCAGAGGAAAAGCAAATATCTGTAGCATTGGGCTGCGTTTTTATCTTGAATTCTGTGGCATTATTTATATTTCCGATGATTGGGCATCATTTAAATTTATCTCAAAACCAATTCGGTTTATGGTGCGCCATAGCTATTCATGATACCAGTTCGGTAGTTGGCGCGGCAAGTAAATATGGCGCACATGCTTTAGAAGTTGCTACCACCGTTAAACTGGCCAGAGCTTTATGGATCATACCGGTTGCTTTTTTATCTTCATTCCTGTTTAAAAACAATTCGCGCAAAATTAAAGTGCCCTATTTTATAGGATTATTTATCCTGGCTATGATCATTAACACCTATGTACCTGCCGTATCTATTATCAGCCCGTATCTTATAAAAATTGCCAAGACAGGCTTAACGCTTACTTTATTTTTGATTGGTGCCGGTTTATCCCGTACAATTTTATTATCAGTAGGTTTCAGGCCTCTATTTCAAGGCATATTGTTGTGGATAGCTATATCATCTAGTGCACTTTATGCGGTGATACATTGGGCATAA
- a CDS encoding DUF4199 domain-containing protein, with product MKNAFVSGLVVGVFSGTWLFVMHTFGYSNSGNHVYPIEYLSILIPLIGVYMGVKSYKENEKDNNLSFFEAFFQSFRILVIGGIVACLAGLVYLNYVDQGNNFLGFSGRLLGGALIGVLICVAVSLALMNRSGKLN from the coding sequence ATGAAAAACGCATTTGTTAGTGGTTTGGTTGTAGGTGTTTTTAGCGGAACCTGGCTGTTTGTAATGCACACTTTTGGTTACAGCAATTCGGGTAATCATGTTTATCCTATTGAGTATTTATCTATTTTAATACCCCTGATAGGTGTTTACATGGGAGTGAAAAGCTATAAAGAAAATGAGAAAGACAATAATCTGAGTTTCTTTGAAGCCTTTTTTCAAAGTTTCAGAATATTAGTCATCGGTGGCATCGTCGCCTGTCTGGCTGGCCTAGTTTATCTGAATTATGTTGACCAGGGCAATAATTTTCTGGGTTTTTCAGGCCGTTTACTGGGCGGGGCGTTGATAGGGGTATTGATTTGCGTAGCTGTTTCGCTCGCGCTGATGAACCGGTCGGGTAAACTGAATTAA
- a CDS encoding NAD(P)/FAD-dependent oxidoreductase, producing MNHVVQAYLPEKYMNLYEQHPYWLMKNGIVTSYPSLDKDLRIDVAIMGAGISAALTAFNLRNSGLSVAVFDKGHTAMGSTAASTAFLQYEIDTPLSQLKNLIGEKDAVKSYELCRKAIYDIGDLCESFKPKFDFHLRPSLQYASFKTHINALQDEFKLRKKHHFQVEWLETSDLRKKFNFDAPGAIFSADGGEVDAYLFTHALFKDFQHAGHRVYNNTGIKQIEYSKQGIKLYTNNDHTVKAKKLIIACGYESLQYIPKKIAEINSTYALVSEPLANEFFWHKNSLIWETATPYLYFRAVSENRILVGGRDDPFHHPHIYPSVINRKTELLKKAFLKKIPHIPLVPDFSWAGAFASTKDGLPYIGSIIERPNTFFALGFGGNGITFSVIAAEIIHDMVLGKKNANADIFRFNR from the coding sequence ATGAATCATGTTGTTCAAGCATACCTGCCTGAAAAATACATGAACCTTTACGAACAACATCCTTATTGGCTAATGAAGAACGGTATTGTTACCTCCTACCCTTCTTTAGATAAAGATCTCCGGATAGATGTGGCCATTATGGGTGCAGGTATCAGCGCTGCTTTAACTGCCTTTAATTTAAGAAACTCGGGATTGTCTGTAGCCGTTTTCGATAAAGGCCATACCGCGATGGGTAGTACCGCTGCGAGTACCGCCTTTTTACAATACGAGATTGACACACCGTTAAGTCAGCTAAAAAATTTAATTGGAGAAAAGGATGCGGTTAAAAGCTATGAGCTTTGCCGTAAGGCGATATATGATATCGGCGACCTGTGCGAATCATTTAAACCTAAATTTGATTTCCATCTACGGCCAAGTTTACAATATGCGAGCTTTAAAACCCACATCAACGCCTTACAGGATGAATTTAAACTTCGAAAGAAACATCATTTTCAAGTAGAATGGCTGGAAACATCAGATCTACGAAAAAAATTCAATTTTGACGCACCAGGTGCCATATTTTCTGCAGATGGCGGTGAGGTAGATGCCTATTTATTTACACATGCTTTATTTAAGGACTTTCAGCATGCCGGTCACCGGGTTTATAATAACACCGGGATAAAACAAATTGAATATTCAAAGCAGGGCATTAAACTGTACACCAACAATGATCATACTGTAAAAGCTAAAAAATTAATTATAGCCTGCGGTTATGAAAGCCTGCAATATATCCCAAAAAAGATCGCAGAGATCAATTCAACCTATGCCCTGGTATCAGAGCCCTTAGCCAATGAATTCTTTTGGCATAAAAATAGCCTGATATGGGAAACAGCAACACCATACTTATATTTCCGGGCGGTGAGCGAAAACCGCATTTTGGTTGGTGGACGGGATGACCCGTTTCATCATCCACACATTTACCCATCCGTAATTAACCGAAAAACGGAGTTATTAAAGAAAGCATTTTTGAAGAAGATTCCGCATATTCCTTTAGTACCTGATTTCAGCTGGGCCGGTGCATTTGCATCAACCAAAGATGGCTTGCCTTATATTGGTTCAATTATCGAAAGACCAAACACTTTTTTTGCACTAGGTTTTGGAGGCAATGGTATAACCTTTAGCGTAATAGCAGCAGAAATTATACACGATATGGTATTGGGTAAGAAAAACGCGAATGCTGATATTTTCAGATTTAACAGGTAA
- a CDS encoding NAD(P)-dependent oxidoreductase → MNITIIGATSGVGLSCVKQALARGYQVTALSPRAQELLQDEPMLTKINGSATSPTDVKEAIKNADAILVCINTKQKRGTTLFSEMANVVIPAMQETCPDSVILIISGFGVGNSKPYLGLFMKLVINLLLKDQYNDKARMEGLFAKSKLKWEMIRPGVLSDALPTGKYQIFPDLHKGMKIGKITKDDLAGFMLKEANEKNFILKTPAITQTI, encoded by the coding sequence ATGAATATCACTATTATAGGCGCAACTTCGGGTGTTGGGCTAAGCTGTGTTAAACAAGCTTTAGCACGAGGCTATCAGGTTACCGCATTATCTCCCAGAGCACAAGAGCTTCTTCAGGATGAGCCGATGCTCACAAAAATCAATGGTTCTGCTACCTCGCCGACTGACGTAAAAGAGGCCATTAAAAATGCAGATGCTATTTTGGTATGCATTAATACTAAGCAAAAAAGAGGGACTACCCTATTTTCGGAAATGGCAAATGTTGTTATCCCCGCAATGCAGGAAACTTGCCCGGACTCCGTTATATTGATTATATCTGGTTTTGGAGTTGGTAATAGCAAGCCTTATTTAGGTTTGTTTATGAAACTGGTCATTAACCTTTTATTAAAGGATCAATACAATGACAAGGCAAGAATGGAGGGTTTATTTGCAAAAAGTAAATTAAAATGGGAAATGATCAGACCGGGAGTCTTGTCTGATGCATTGCCAACAGGAAAATATCAGATATTCCCTGACCTCCATAAAGGAATGAAGATTGGAAAGATTACTAAAGATGATTTAGCCGGCTTCATGCTTAAAGAGGCTAACGAGAAAAACTTCATACTAAAAACTCCTGCGATTACTCAAACAATATAA
- a CDS encoding inositol monophosphatase family protein: MKKDIDIKQIINLVRGLGGSFLGDFKSKPLPVNMDDLRELSHDMDIRFQKELKSKLETIYPQIGWPEEETETAQQLKPLAIPEYWVCDVMDGAVQYVQHLSGWTVNLTLMKYGEPYFSVIYDPILNETFWAKSKEGAFMNGKRIVPNKKKNLNEMLAVWEYTHHKKDEYHIYHQMGKSVTHLLEQFLCVRNYGPHALQLAYVGAGRIDLFHQEDLDTTNWLAGLFIAKEAGAEILTTDGKPWKYGSSSLLVATKGVGRQFLKAIKKIQ, encoded by the coding sequence ATGAAAAAAGACATTGATATTAAACAAATTATAAACCTGGTCAGAGGATTGGGTGGCAGCTTTTTAGGAGATTTCAAAAGCAAGCCCTTACCCGTAAACATGGACGATTTACGCGAACTTAGCCATGATATGGATATTCGCTTTCAAAAAGAACTCAAGTCAAAGCTGGAAACAATATATCCGCAAATTGGATGGCCTGAGGAGGAAACTGAGACTGCGCAACAATTAAAGCCTTTGGCCATCCCTGAATACTGGGTATGTGATGTGATGGATGGCGCAGTTCAATACGTTCAGCATCTATCGGGCTGGACAGTCAATCTTACCCTGATGAAATATGGAGAACCCTATTTTTCAGTCATTTACGATCCCATATTAAATGAAACATTCTGGGCGAAATCTAAAGAGGGTGCATTTATGAACGGCAAACGTATTGTACCAAATAAAAAGAAAAACCTTAATGAAATGCTTGCCGTTTGGGAGTATACACACCATAAGAAAGATGAATATCACATCTATCATCAAATGGGAAAAAGTGTCACCCATTTATTAGAACAATTCCTTTGTGTCCGAAACTATGGGCCGCATGCCTTGCAATTAGCCTATGTAGGCGCCGGCCGGATTGATTTATTTCATCAGGAAGATTTAGATACAACCAACTGGCTTGCGGGCTTATTTATTGCTAAAGAAGCAGGCGCTGAAATATTAACTACCGATGGTAAACCATGGAAATATGGCAGCAGCAGTTTACTGGTTGCAACTAAAGGTGTTGGCCGACAATTTTTAAAGGCGATTAAGAAAATTCAATAA
- a CDS encoding FAD-dependent oxidoreductase: protein MENSSKLTELATKKLRVVVAGGGLVGLTAGIALKRMGADVIVCEQATEIRAAGASIGLWKNALDVFEDLGMGEQMRSVGTPIEAWFYNAAGRRFRAEGSGAEDHSFALFPRPQLNNILAAAMGNDNINLHARVVGFEENADEVKVLLENGEHILADLLIGADGVYSKVRNQLLPNYTAQEHSGHHVWRALVPSGDEPPVGSVLTIGHERTRGGYFQTYGNETTWMINQFDSAEPLGSNKQEALKRAAQMNDNGWGDALIKLIERTPEEMILHNQIMFVPPLPSWVSQRVALIGDAAHGLSPHISAGGTLGIEDVIVLTNALKTTPSLATALKMYEINRIPHYNKVRQLSWNVEIAQGAEEYAREYAAFSHWMLNEGYQESRS from the coding sequence ATGGAGAATTCAAGTAAATTAACTGAACTGGCGACAAAAAAATTAAGGGTTGTAGTTGCCGGCGGCGGCTTGGTTGGCCTAACTGCTGGTATAGCACTGAAACGTATGGGAGCAGATGTTATAGTTTGTGAACAGGCTACGGAGATCAGGGCGGCTGGCGCTTCCATAGGCTTATGGAAAAATGCGCTGGATGTATTTGAAGACCTGGGAATGGGCGAACAAATGCGCAGCGTAGGTACACCGATAGAAGCCTGGTTTTATAATGCTGCCGGTCGCCGGTTCCGGGCTGAAGGATCCGGTGCAGAAGATCATTCTTTTGCATTATTTCCGCGGCCTCAACTCAATAACATACTTGCAGCGGCTATGGGAAATGACAATATTAATCTTCACGCACGCGTCGTAGGCTTTGAAGAAAACGCTGATGAGGTTAAAGTATTATTGGAAAACGGGGAACACATTTTAGCCGACCTGCTTATCGGCGCAGACGGTGTATATTCCAAAGTGCGAAATCAATTGTTACCAAATTATACAGCTCAGGAGCATAGCGGGCATCATGTATGGAGGGCTTTGGTTCCATCTGGTGATGAACCCCCGGTTGGAAGTGTCCTGACTATTGGCCATGAACGAACCCGGGGTGGTTATTTTCAAACATACGGGAATGAAACTACCTGGATGATCAATCAATTTGATAGTGCAGAGCCCCTTGGTTCAAACAAACAGGAAGCCTTAAAACGCGCAGCTCAAATGAACGATAATGGCTGGGGCGACGCTTTAATAAAATTAATTGAACGTACCCCCGAAGAAATGATCCTACACAACCAGATCATGTTTGTTCCTCCACTGCCTTCATGGGTATCACAGCGTGTAGCTTTGATTGGTGATGCAGCCCATGGACTATCCCCGCACATATCAGCCGGCGGAACTTTAGGGATAGAAGATGTAATTGTTCTCACCAATGCTTTAAAGACAACCCCATCTTTAGCAACCGCCCTAAAAATGTACGAAATCAACCGCATACCTCATTACAACAAGGTAAGGCAATTATCGTGGAATGTGGAAATAGCCCAGGGAGCCGAAGAGTATGCCCGGGAATATGCGGCCTTTAGTCATTGGATGCTTAATGAAGGTTATCAGGAATCACGTTCATAA
- a CDS encoding helix-turn-helix domain-containing protein codes for MANRTNRQIPEFGIHASNIKGIALKKLDLDQKAPGEHQTGFAHRDDHYMLVALWEGKLKAVIDFEDHEFSAPCLLMIFPEQVHQLIPQTHLSGWTVSFEAALIDEDIRSVLEKDWQDQAPSFNNVPTVWLEQINSLFLTICQLYYKPLITSQSAIRALLMGLLYIITGNISASEVKTDHKKSRPALIKQEFLHLLYQHFKDWKKPSIYAEKLNITTAHLNDTVKRITGRSATEAIQEHCILEARRLLRYTDLNIKEVGYQVGYLTPSHFIKIFKTVVGLTPAQYRQRLI; via the coding sequence ATGGCTAACAGAACCAATAGGCAAATTCCCGAATTTGGAATACATGCGAGTAATATAAAAGGCATTGCCTTGAAAAAGCTTGACCTCGACCAAAAGGCTCCGGGCGAACACCAGACCGGATTTGCTCATCGCGATGATCATTATATGTTGGTAGCGCTATGGGAAGGCAAATTAAAAGCGGTTATTGATTTTGAAGATCACGAATTTAGCGCACCCTGTTTGTTAATGATCTTTCCGGAGCAAGTACATCAATTAATACCGCAAACTCACTTGTCTGGTTGGACGGTCAGTTTTGAGGCGGCCTTGATTGATGAAGATATCAGAAGTGTTTTAGAAAAGGATTGGCAGGATCAGGCACCTTCTTTTAACAATGTTCCTACTGTTTGGTTAGAGCAGATAAATAGCTTATTCCTCACGATCTGTCAGTTGTACTATAAGCCATTGATCACTTCTCAAAGCGCAATAAGAGCTTTACTCATGGGGTTGTTGTATATCATTACTGGTAATATATCAGCTTCTGAAGTTAAAACTGATCACAAGAAAAGCCGGCCCGCGCTGATTAAACAAGAATTCCTGCACCTGCTTTATCAGCATTTTAAAGATTGGAAGAAACCCTCTATATATGCTGAAAAATTAAATATCACTACAGCACACCTTAATGATACTGTTAAACGGATCACGGGTAGATCTGCTACTGAAGCTATACAAGAACATTGTATTCTGGAAGCGCGACGATTACTACGTTATACTGATTTGAACATAAAAGAGGTAGGTTACCAGGTAGGTTATTTAACGCCCAGTCACTTTATAAAAATTTTCAAAACAGTTGTTGGCCTGACGCCAGCTCAATACAGACAGCGTTTAATTTAA
- a CDS encoding Crp/Fnr family transcriptional regulator translates to MEKAKIQLRRYLKENTALNQDDIEKLAALFKFRKVKRNEILEKEGQICTHFYFVSNGCLRLYEIDKKGNEITGKFALENSIISAITSFITQKKSLDYLIAHEPSEIFVISRKDFYNAFESFPELAKFYYSFIEFAFIHSQMRVYIFLGMEGIDRLKWVMEHEPDLLNRISSKSVASYLGMTNSTLSKLRAKLLETV, encoded by the coding sequence ATGGAAAAAGCGAAAATACAGTTAAGGAGGTACCTGAAAGAGAATACTGCATTAAATCAGGATGACATTGAAAAATTAGCTGCTCTCTTTAAATTCAGGAAAGTAAAACGCAATGAAATTTTGGAAAAGGAAGGGCAAATTTGCACACATTTTTATTTTGTTTCAAATGGTTGTTTACGCCTTTATGAAATTGACAAAAAGGGCAATGAAATAACAGGTAAATTCGCATTGGAAAATAGTATAATAAGCGCGATAACAAGCTTTATTACTCAAAAAAAATCTTTAGATTATTTAATAGCCCACGAGCCCTCTGAAATATTTGTCATTAGCCGAAAAGACTTTTACAATGCTTTTGAATCCTTCCCTGAACTTGCAAAGTTCTATTATAGCTTTATAGAATTTGCATTTATACATTCTCAAATGCGTGTATATATATTTCTAGGTATGGAAGGGATTGACAGGCTTAAGTGGGTTATGGAACATGAACCTGATCTATTAAATCGCATTTCAAGTAAATCCGTTGCTTCCTATTTGGGCATGACTAATTCTACTCTGAGCAAATTAAGAGCGAAACTTTTAGAAACCGTTTAA
- a CDS encoding 4-oxalocrotonate tautomerase has protein sequence MPLTVITTQGVFTPENEKKLVPQLSALMLKVHGLTGNKFMTPVVIGHLNTVSPELIFSGGVPVISTFIEWKVPSFGFGTQQILNEYVEEATNIAVELSNGKLLKKNVFVNVVHAVDGSWGINGKAYTNIELGEAIQTNDAY, from the coding sequence ATGCCACTTACAGTTATTACCACTCAAGGTGTTTTTACACCAGAAAACGAAAAAAAACTTGTGCCTCAACTGTCTGCCTTAATGTTGAAAGTGCATGGATTGACCGGCAATAAATTTATGACACCGGTTGTTATAGGTCATTTAAACACTGTGTCGCCGGAACTTATATTTTCAGGCGGTGTTCCTGTTATTTCTACCTTTATTGAATGGAAAGTTCCATCTTTCGGTTTTGGGACACAGCAAATTCTTAATGAATACGTTGAGGAGGCTACAAATATTGCTGTTGAGCTATCCAATGGTAAATTATTAAAGAAGAATGTATTTGTAAATGTTGTACATGCAGTAGATGGTTCATGGGGTATTAATGGAAAAGCCTATACCAACATTGAATTAGGGGAGGCGATTCAGACCAATGATGCTTATTAA
- a CDS encoding helicase HerA domain-containing protein yields the protein MKLIFERVYQGTTEDPVLLLKDYLLPGVRLEFGKSSGGWFWHIHLPHIQRAMLPSAVNVLIQIPVNTSQAAALPSDKLWTLINRPFKRGPNPFNRTITQLIDIPLESLFSTIRGDFWVGAEVLPDTDGFLPGLKDSSHCVRIITGSQLAADRLSRWFDAEPVTYEHGRRGEARIYVGFSELHFLFRVPVFIDAVLPHLQEVPQDIIRYIQEDSDRLCRGLLIAGLSGSGKTTTACKILSGLLQQNKLASLLVTDVKGEYQAFAKVYGLTYFDMGRDLNCLKQLGVNPFIPLDELRLSNHIDLLSILLSIGASGGSGVLLPAFMKLLLEGYYYELLWQPLVKDGLPPDIFEQRLSLLNMTGSELRKRLGGTFSILNQAHYKLFNYWKMNASTVMKRMFQQGGQSNGRAEIMDVISSRLALLETSVISYMCFENGRSFDHLKNMKLVLGLRGMSDNSLQQLMAMFCLFGISSVLNGEEQPHLRHLFLLEEAHHVAGQPSGSAELLTVSQLLATQVELGLVQGRSKGCGFIIVDQQPGTRLISTVTANTSMKICHNLLGKDGEIMAQAMGLTDAVNFSTLGVGEAYIKPADQYPAVRARIRL from the coding sequence ATGAAACTGATATTTGAACGTGTTTACCAGGGCACTACCGAAGACCCGGTATTGCTCCTGAAAGATTATCTTTTACCGGGGGTGCGATTGGAATTCGGGAAATCTTCGGGCGGCTGGTTCTGGCATATCCACCTGCCGCATATACAGCGTGCAATGTTGCCTTCGGCCGTCAATGTGCTCATCCAAATACCGGTCAATACTTCACAGGCGGCAGCGCTGCCTTCCGACAAACTTTGGACATTGATCAACCGGCCTTTTAAACGGGGCCCAAACCCTTTCAACCGGACGATCACCCAACTGATCGACATACCCCTGGAATCACTTTTTTCAACCATTAGGGGGGATTTTTGGGTCGGCGCCGAGGTCTTACCGGATACCGATGGTTTCCTGCCAGGACTCAAAGACAGTTCCCATTGTGTGCGTATCATCACGGGCAGCCAGCTGGCCGCCGACCGCCTTAGCCGCTGGTTCGATGCGGAACCGGTAACTTATGAACACGGCAGGCGCGGTGAAGCGCGGATCTATGTAGGTTTCTCCGAATTACATTTTCTGTTCCGAGTACCGGTATTTATCGATGCTGTCCTGCCCCATTTGCAGGAGGTCCCTCAGGATATCATCCGGTATATTCAAGAAGATTCCGACCGGCTCTGCCGTGGCTTGCTGATCGCAGGACTTTCAGGTTCGGGCAAGACGACTACTGCCTGTAAAATACTTTCTGGCTTGCTGCAACAAAACAAACTTGCCTCGCTGCTGGTCACTGATGTTAAGGGGGAATACCAGGCTTTCGCCAAAGTGTACGGTCTAACTTACTTTGATATGGGACGCGACCTGAATTGTCTGAAACAACTGGGGGTCAACCCATTCATTCCCCTCGATGAGCTACGGCTGTCGAACCATATCGATCTGCTTTCGATATTACTGAGCATCGGCGCCAGCGGAGGTTCAGGTGTGCTGCTGCCCGCGTTTATGAAATTACTATTGGAGGGCTATTATTATGAGTTGCTTTGGCAGCCGCTGGTTAAAGACGGACTGCCGCCAGATATATTCGAACAGCGGCTCAGTCTGCTGAATATGACTGGATCCGAGCTTAGAAAACGGCTTGGCGGAACGTTCAGCATACTTAACCAGGCTCACTATAAATTATTCAATTACTGGAAAATGAACGCTTCGACCGTAATGAAGCGTATGTTTCAACAAGGTGGACAATCGAACGGCAGGGCGGAGATTATGGATGTGATTTCCAGTAGATTAGCACTTCTCGAGACATCAGTCATTTCCTACATGTGCTTTGAAAACGGACGGTCTTTCGACCACCTGAAGAATATGAAGCTGGTGTTAGGCTTGCGTGGGATGTCAGATAATTCGCTGCAGCAACTCATGGCGATGTTCTGCCTTTTCGGTATAAGTTCTGTGCTGAACGGTGAAGAGCAGCCACACCTCCGGCACCTTTTCCTGCTGGAAGAAGCCCACCATGTGGCTGGGCAGCCATCCGGCTCGGCCGAATTGCTGACGGTTTCACAATTGCTTGCCACCCAGGTGGAGCTGGGGCTGGTCCAAGGCCGCTCAAAGGGCTGCGGATTTATCATCGTGGACCAGCAACCCGGTACAAGGCTGATCTCCACTGTGACGGCCAATACCTCTATGAAGATATGCCATAACCTGTTAGGTAAAGATGGAGAGATCATGGCGCAAGCAATGGGGCTTACTGATGCCGTTAATTTTTCGACGCTCGGTGTCGGCGAAGCCTATATCAAACCGGCGGACCAATATCCAGCAGTTCGAGCGCGGATAAGGTTATAA
- a CDS encoding peptidoglycan-binding protein has translation MAVFDKFFEFLQRSEQGYQNHPGDTGNLNSRGIAVGTNHGLSAKVYEQYLGRVPTEQDMRQMSRTTAREVIHQVYWNQMVHGDQIKSQMVANAIGDVAVTSEKAGISLANQRLLLSGYPVAAHNQHTELRPDEIGALNSMTPQQEALFLNAFAADQRGYYAGLDESHDAFKHGWDNRVVHNFPETPAEGWEQVKEQDYYLTTKAIQHVLWHGAPHQVDGHFGEHTQAELQEYQRLHELPPTGHLDEATRGVLLQDIMADDTTRSWGEREQQDSANRDRHALSATPHVPTAQDHSWASPDSFYAPEQQALTDQSADLGKVPEVLVSPDQSWSSDNLVADVGAEQQVSDQQVSAGAADQQVSTGISDSMS, from the coding sequence ATGGCAGTATTTGACAAGTTTTTCGAATTTCTTCAACGGTCAGAACAGGGTTATCAAAATCACCCGGGCGATACCGGGAACCTGAATTCACGCGGAATTGCCGTAGGTACCAACCACGGCCTGTCGGCTAAGGTATACGAACAATACCTGGGCCGGGTACCCACCGAGCAGGATATGCGGCAAATGAGCCGCACGACGGCCAGGGAAGTCATCCACCAGGTTTACTGGAACCAGATGGTGCATGGTGACCAAATCAAATCCCAGATGGTGGCCAATGCAATCGGGGACGTCGCCGTGACCAGTGAAAAGGCTGGGATTTCGCTCGCCAACCAACGGCTCCTGCTTTCCGGTTACCCGGTTGCCGCGCACAACCAACATACCGAATTGCGCCCTGACGAGATCGGGGCATTAAATAGTATGACACCGCAACAGGAGGCTTTGTTCCTGAATGCATTCGCGGCCGACCAACGTGGGTACTACGCCGGGCTGGACGAAAGCCACGATGCGTTCAAACATGGCTGGGACAACCGGGTGGTTCACAATTTCCCGGAAACACCCGCCGAAGGCTGGGAGCAAGTTAAGGAGCAGGACTATTACCTGACTACAAAAGCAATACAACACGTTTTATGGCACGGTGCCCCCCATCAGGTGGACGGTCATTTCGGCGAACATACACAAGCGGAATTGCAGGAGTACCAGCGACTACATGAACTGCCACCGACCGGGCATTTGGACGAGGCAACCCGTGGTGTTTTACTGCAGGACATTATGGCTGATGATACAACCCGGAGCTGGGGGGAGCGAGAACAGCAGGATTCAGCGAACCGGGATCGGCATGCGCTTAGTGCAACTCCACATGTTCCGACGGCTCAGGACCATAGCTGGGCTTCCCCGGACAGCTTTTACGCGCCGGAACAACAAGCGTTAACTGATCAGTCTGCCGATCTGGGAAAAGTGCCCGAAGTGCTTGTTTCCCCGGATCAAAGCTGGTCCAGCGATAACCTGGTAGCCGATGTCGGGGCTGAACAACAAGTGAGTGATCAGCAGGTTTCGGCCGGTGCAGCCGACCAGCAAGTTAGTACAGGCATTTCTGATTCCATGAGTTAA